A window of Streptomyces sp. NBC_01224 genomic DNA:
ATCCGCTTGCGTTCGTCGCCGCGCACGGCCGCGAGCACGCGTACGTCGCGGGCCGACGCGAGCTGGGTCAGATAGCTGCCGACGCCGCCCGCCGCCCCGATGATCAGCAGGCTCTCGTGGCCGCGGAGCACGGCGATCTCCAGGATCTCGGCGGCTGTCATCCCGGCGGACGGCAGCGCCGCCGCGGTCCGGAGGGGGAGGCCGTCCGGGACGAGGGTGATGGCGGAGTCCTGCGGTACGGACACGTAGTCGCAGTACGTACCGGCTCCGGACGCAGGCCCGGTCACCCGGCCGAAGACCTGGTCGCCGACCCGGAAACGGTTCCCGCCGCTGCCGATCATGTCCACCCGGCCCGCGAAGTCCACGCCGACGACCAGCGGGAACACACGCGGGGCGAGTCCGTCGTCCAGGGAGCCCTGTGCGGCCTGCCAGTCGCACGGGTTGAGTGCGGCGTACTCGATCCTGACCCGTACCTCACCGGCTTCCGGCTCGGGCTTGGGCATCTCGACCAGTGCGGGGTCGGCCCGGAATGCGCTGACGGCTATGGCTCGCATGTGGAAGACCTCTC
This region includes:
- a CDS encoding NADP-dependent oxidoreductase encodes the protein MRAIAVSAFRADPALVEMPKPEPEAGEVRVRIEYAALNPCDWQAAQGSLDDGLAPRVFPLVVGVDFAGRVDMIGSGGNRFRVGDQVFGRVTGPASGAGTYCDYVSVPQDSAITLVPDGLPLRTAAALPSAGMTAAEILEIAVLRGHESLLIIGAAGGVGSYLTQLASARDVRVLAAVRGDERKRMAALGATVTIDTTDRPLEAAVRETCPGGVDALVDLVSTTPDAFAARAALVRGGGIALTTRGVAAGAALPADVTGIDFRLEPTPVLLDVLAEGAAEGVLRVPIDIELPLEKAPQALDRNRTGGARGKTVIVL